A section of the Ammospiza caudacuta isolate bAmmCau1 chromosome 28, bAmmCau1.pri, whole genome shotgun sequence genome encodes:
- the MEF2B gene encoding myocyte-specific enhancer factor 2B — MGRKKIQISRILDQRNRQVTFTKRKFGLMKKAYELSVLCDCEIALIIFNSTNRLFQYASTDMDKVLLKYTEYSEPHESRTNSDILETLKRKGLGLESHELELDEGPEPPADRSRRLGEGADLALPRPRFYSPVPLPEAAYGSSPPGPEGSLGSPQGPGRPPALRAAAPKAPGRSPGPLPPGLGYPLFPAASLGRALATTTPTPLFLGTEGRRGDSQGGLASSRSGSTAARPLYPALQTLSPGSSGLPSHGLAGFPFLSPAPADFGAGEVPAPPGFLQPPQAWQHPRDVAALGASSRMVPAEEPAAVPGASPQPVSIKSERVSPGLGCAPGTPQPPLAPLAPLSEAPRAPGELQPRDGFAKSFPPFAPRPLPDEPRAAVPAVPAVPARRGQPADVWQR; from the exons ATGGGCCGCAAAAAGATCCAGATCAGCCGCATTTTGGACCAGCGGAACCGGCAG GTGACCTTCACCAAGCGGAAATTCGGGCTGATGAAGAAGGCCTACGAGCTGAGCGTGCTGTGCGACTGCGAGATCGCGCTCATCATCTTCAACAGCACCAACCGCCTGTTCCAGTACGCCAGCACCGACATGGACAAGGTGCTGCTCAAGTACACCGAGTACAGCGAGCCCCACGAGAGCCGCACCAACTCCGACATCCTCGAG ACGCTCAAGCGcaaggggctggggctggagagccACGAGCTGGAGCTGGACGAGGGCCCGGAGCCGCCCGcggacaggagcaggaggctcGGAGAGGGCGCGGACCTGGCCCTGCCGCGGCCCAGGTTTTAT AGCCCGGTGCCGCTGCCCGAGGCCGCCTACGGCAGCTCCCCGCCGGGCCCCGAGGGCTCTCTGGGCTCCCCGCAGGGCCCGGGCCGCCCCCCCGCCCTCAGAGCCGCGGCCCCCAAAGCACCGGGACGGTCCCCGGGGCCGCTGCCCCCAG GGCTCGGCTACCCCCTGTTCCCCGCCGCCAGCCTGGGCCGCGCCCTGGCCACCACGACGCCGACGCCGCTGTTCCTGGGGACCGAGGGCCGGCGCGGGGACAGCCAGGGCGGCCTGGCCAGCAGCCGGAGCGGCAGCACCGCGGCG CGGCCGCTGTACCCCGCCCTGCAGACGCTGAGCCCCGGCAGCTCCGGCCTCCCGAGCCACGGCCTGGCCGGGTTCCCCTTCCtcagcccggccccggcgg attttggggctggggaggtCCCGGCGCCCCCCGGAttcctgcagcccccccagGCCTGGCAGCACCCCCGGGACGTGGCGGCGCTGGG GGCCAGCAGCCGGATGGTCCCCGCGGAGGAGCCAGCCGCTGTCCCCGGCGCGTCCCCGCAGCCCGTCAGCATCAAATCCGAGCGGGTGTCgccggggctgggctgtgccccgggcaccccccagccccccctggCCCCCCTGGCGCCCCTCAGCGAggccccccgagcccccggcGAGCTCCAGCCCCGCGATGGCTTCGCCAAGAGCTTCCCCCCGTTCGCGCCGCGGCCGCTGCCGGACGAGCCGAGGGcggctgtccccgctgtccccgctgtccccgcgcGGAGGGGACAGCCCGCGGACGTTTGGCAGAGATAG
- the TMEM221 gene encoding transmembrane protein 221 → MPSAYPQRALTVLLLFGTLSAAMALLSSSLIFQLPSGRAAPGALPEPVAAAVLPVSAVLAALCLVLNVSCLLLCLLHGYFGTELGRGQRGPERALWFLLDSRSVRHAAIGLFCCGVCLYLTALALSVLLLLQLEAGIASACILTAAVLLLLLSLLPALLRAARSSRGSEPPQALHENDSAQPGPGTAAAPRPCREIHREFSFPPSLERKSRPGSASSSNPSSGSKELPRESQSQSQDWSRTHRTLLDSGLLQEQGHPWNVTSREMSNVMSHRATKDSTLV, encoded by the exons ATGCCCTCCGCGTACCCGCAGCGAGCCCTGacggtgctgctgctcttcgGGACCCTGTCGGCCGCCATGGCgctgctctcctccagcctcaTCTTCCAGCTGCCCTCGGGccgcgccgctcccggcgcGCTCCCGGAGCCGGTGGCCGCCGCCGTGCTGCCGGTGTCGGCCGTGCTGGCCGCGCTCTGCCTGGTGCTCAACGtgagctgcctcctgctctgcctcctgcacgGCTACTTCGGCACCGAGCTGGGCCGGGGGCAGCGCGGGCCCGAGCG GGCTCTCTGGTTCCTCCTGGACAGCCGGAGCGTCCGGCACGCGGCCATCGGCCTCTTCTGCTGCGGGGTCTGCCTCTACCTCACAG ccctggccctgtccgtgctgctgctgttgcagcTGGAGGCCGGCATCGCCAGCGCCTGCATCCTGACCGCTGcagtcctgctcctgctgctctccctgctccccgcGCTGCTCCGCGCCGCCCGCAGCTCCCGGGGCTCGGAGCCTCCCCAGGCCCTCCACGAGAACGACtctgcccagcccggccccggcacggccgccgctccccggcCCTGCCGAGAAATCCACCGGGAATTCTCCTTCCCGCCCTCCCTGGAGCGCAAATCCCGGCCGGGCTCGGCCTCCAGCAGCAACCCCAGCTCGGGGAGCAAGGAGCTCCCAAGGGAATCCCA ATCCCAGTCCCAGGACTGGTCCCGAACTCACAGGACTCTTCTGGAttcagggctgctgcaggagcagggacatccCTGGAATGTCACCAGCAGGGAGATGAGCAATGTGATGTCCCACAGAGCCACCAAGGACTCCACGTTGGTCTGA
- the BORCS8 gene encoding BLOC-1-related complex subunit 8 yields the protein MEEPEMQLKVKKVTDKFTESLYVLANEPSVALFRLQEHVRRSLPELAQHKSDMQSWEEQSQGAIYTVEYACSAIKSMTDSSVYFKSIDSLLKHSIAMKEQLNAAQGRSTITPQAKNPPGTS from the exons ATGGAGGAACCGGAGATGCAGCTGAAGGTGAAGAAAG TGACGGACAAGTTCACGGAGAGCCTGTACGTGCTGGCCAACGAGCCCTCGGTGGCGCTGTTCCGGCTGCAGGAGCACGTGCGGCGCTCGCTGCCCGAGCTGGCCCAGCACAAG TCGGAcatgcagagctgggaggagcagagccagggagccATCTACACCGTGGAGTAcgcctgcag TGCCATCAAGAGCATGACTGACAGCAGCGTTTACTTCAAGAGCATCGACAGCCTGCTCAAGCATTCCATAGCCATGAAGGAGCAGCTCAACGCCGCCCAGGGCCGCAG CACCATCACCCCCCAAGCCAAGAATCCTCCAGGCACTTCCTga
- the RFXANK gene encoding DNA-binding protein RFXANK isoform X1, translated as MGNVSGTGMDRERESGRDGEQEMRAGEPGGGGGAESPRNCSAAPADSQSPSEAPALDGFPLKHSNTLTNRQRGNEVSALPATLDTLSIHQLAAQGELIRLKEHLRKGENLVNKPDERGFTPLIWAAAFGEIETVRHLLEWGADPHALAKERESALALASMGGYTDIVTMLLDRDVDINTYDWNGGTPLLYAVRGNHVKCVEALLACGADLTEEADSGYTPMDLAVALGHKKVQQVIENHILKLFRNKKKKK; from the exons ATGGGGAACGTATCGGGAACGGGAATGGACCGGGAACGGGAATCGGGACGGGATGGGGAACAGGAAATGAGGGCCGGAGAGCCGGGAGGCGGCG GTGGAGCCGAGAGCCCCCGGAACTGCTCGGCTGCTCCCGCGGATTCCCAGAGCCCCAGCGAGGCCCCGGCCCTGGACG gtTTCCCCCTGAAGCATTCCAACACCTTGACCAACAGACAGCGAGGCAACGAGGTGTCAGCACTGCCGGCCACACTGGACA CACTGTCCATCCACCAGCTCGCTGCCCAAGGCGAGCTCATCCGGCTGAAGGAGCACCTGAGGAAAG GTGAGAATTTGGTGAACAAACCTGACGAGAGAGGCTTCACCCCCCTGATCTGGGCTGCGGCTTTCGGGGAGATCGAGACCGTGCGGCACCTCCTGGAGTGG ggcgCCGATCCCCACGCGCTGGCCAAGGAGCGCGAGAGCGCGCTGGCCCTGGCCAGCATGGGCGGCTACACTGACATCGTCACCATGCTGCTGGACAGGGACGTGGACATCAACACCTACGACTGG AACGGGGGCACCCCCCTGCTCTACGCCGTGCGCGGGAACCACGTCAAGTGTGTGGAGGCCCTGCTGG CGTGCGGCGCTGACCTGACCGAGGAGGCCGACTCGGGCTACACCCCCATGGACCTGGCCGTGGCCCTGGGACACAAGAAAG TCCAACAGGTCATCGAGAACCACATCCTGAAGCTGTTCcggaacaagaagaagaagaagtga
- the RFXANK gene encoding DNA-binding protein RFXANK isoform X3, with translation MGDSGVPSARPQQDGDAALPERGDGFPLKHSNTLTNRQRGNEVSALPATLDTLSIHQLAAQGELIRLKEHLRKGENLVNKPDERGFTPLIWAAAFGEIETVRHLLEWGADPHALAKERESALALASMGGYTDIVTMLLDRDVDINTYDWNGGTPLLYAVRGNHVKCVEALLACGADLTEEADSGYTPMDLAVALGHKKVQQVIENHILKLFRNKKKKK, from the exons ATGGGGGACAGCGGGGTGCCCTCGGCGCGTCCCCAGCAGGACGGGGACGCGGCGCTGCCGGAGCGTGGGGACG gtTTCCCCCTGAAGCATTCCAACACCTTGACCAACAGACAGCGAGGCAACGAGGTGTCAGCACTGCCGGCCACACTGGACA CACTGTCCATCCACCAGCTCGCTGCCCAAGGCGAGCTCATCCGGCTGAAGGAGCACCTGAGGAAAG GTGAGAATTTGGTGAACAAACCTGACGAGAGAGGCTTCACCCCCCTGATCTGGGCTGCGGCTTTCGGGGAGATCGAGACCGTGCGGCACCTCCTGGAGTGG ggcgCCGATCCCCACGCGCTGGCCAAGGAGCGCGAGAGCGCGCTGGCCCTGGCCAGCATGGGCGGCTACACTGACATCGTCACCATGCTGCTGGACAGGGACGTGGACATCAACACCTACGACTGG AACGGGGGCACCCCCCTGCTCTACGCCGTGCGCGGGAACCACGTCAAGTGTGTGGAGGCCCTGCTGG CGTGCGGCGCTGACCTGACCGAGGAGGCCGACTCGGGCTACACCCCCATGGACCTGGCCGTGGCCCTGGGACACAAGAAAG TCCAACAGGTCATCGAGAACCACATCCTGAAGCTGTTCcggaacaagaagaagaagaagtga
- the RFXANK gene encoding DNA-binding protein RFXANK isoform X2 yields MGDSGVPSARPQQDGDAALPERGDGGAESPRNCSAAPADSQSPSEAPALDGFPLKHSNTLTNRQRGNEVSALPATLDTLSIHQLAAQGELIRLKEHLRKGENLVNKPDERGFTPLIWAAAFGEIETVRHLLEWGADPHALAKERESALALASMGGYTDIVTMLLDRDVDINTYDWNGGTPLLYAVRGNHVKCVEALLACGADLTEEADSGYTPMDLAVALGHKKVQQVIENHILKLFRNKKKKK; encoded by the exons ATGGGGGACAGCGGGGTGCCCTCGGCGCGTCCCCAGCAGGACGGGGACGCGGCGCTGCCGGAGCGTGGGGACG GTGGAGCCGAGAGCCCCCGGAACTGCTCGGCTGCTCCCGCGGATTCCCAGAGCCCCAGCGAGGCCCCGGCCCTGGACG gtTTCCCCCTGAAGCATTCCAACACCTTGACCAACAGACAGCGAGGCAACGAGGTGTCAGCACTGCCGGCCACACTGGACA CACTGTCCATCCACCAGCTCGCTGCCCAAGGCGAGCTCATCCGGCTGAAGGAGCACCTGAGGAAAG GTGAGAATTTGGTGAACAAACCTGACGAGAGAGGCTTCACCCCCCTGATCTGGGCTGCGGCTTTCGGGGAGATCGAGACCGTGCGGCACCTCCTGGAGTGG ggcgCCGATCCCCACGCGCTGGCCAAGGAGCGCGAGAGCGCGCTGGCCCTGGCCAGCATGGGCGGCTACACTGACATCGTCACCATGCTGCTGGACAGGGACGTGGACATCAACACCTACGACTGG AACGGGGGCACCCCCCTGCTCTACGCCGTGCGCGGGAACCACGTCAAGTGTGTGGAGGCCCTGCTGG CGTGCGGCGCTGACCTGACCGAGGAGGCCGACTCGGGCTACACCCCCATGGACCTGGCCGTGGCCCTGGGACACAAGAAAG TCCAACAGGTCATCGAGAACCACATCCTGAAGCTGTTCcggaacaagaagaagaagaagtga
- the NR2C2AP gene encoding nuclear receptor 2C2-associated protein has protein sequence MPVESLVCPDTATRVSSVLNRDVKHFGKQHLFDGSEETCWNSDQGTSQWVTLHFPRPVKLSQLQIQFQGGFSSRLCTLEGCRTGEELVKISELYPQDSHAMQSFQVQETVLDELKITFGSSTDFFGRVVVYHLEVLGERL, from the exons ATGCCCGTGGAGTCCCTGGTGTGTCCCGACACGGCCACGCG GGTGAGCTCCGTGCTGAACCGGGACGTGAAGCACTTTGGGAAGCAGCACCTGTTCGATGGCAGCGAGGAGACCTGCTGGAACTCGGACCAG ggcACGTCCCAGTGGGTCACCCTGCATTTCCCCCGCCCCGTCaagctctcccagctgcagatCCAGTTCCAGGGGGGATTCTCCAGCCGGCTCTGCACGCTGGAAG gctgcagaaCAGGTGAGGAACTGGTGAAAATATCGGAGCTGTACCCGCAGGACAGCCACGCCATGCAGA gcttCCAGGTGCAGGAGACGGTGCTGGACGAGCTGAAGATCACCTTTGGGAGCAGCACGGATTTCTTTGGCAGGGTGGTGGTTTATcacctggaggtgctgggggagCGCCTCTAG